In Pogoniulus pusillus isolate bPogPus1 chromosome 20, bPogPus1.pri, whole genome shotgun sequence, the following are encoded in one genomic region:
- the FCSK gene encoding L-fucose kinase isoform X2 has translation MAAEWDGVLLTYQRGGCVAAFQRELEVRRLRGGLGPRPPPLLLAVEDPWHQLGSGGATLNALLVAAEHLSARAGCTVVSSDVLREARILILHMGRDFSFDDCGRAFTCLPVEEPSAPAEALVCNLDSLLETMTHRLCVGSPPGVWVCSTDMLLTVPSEPGIDWDGFQGVRVIAVPGSQMYARCHGVYLADEQGLVHDIIYKGTEAQIRQCAGPDGTVPLVCGVVFFSSDAAEQLLATHVIPPLDACTYLGLDSGAPPIQLSLFFDMVLCMAAGVTEEGFVKGGSDASVRSARSVLWAALRAFPLSMACISKASYDYLSTSASDHIRSLTLLPTSASHFHFCPTAHAHLDQPWLLEEGSAVTNCLLEGAVRLAAGSVIQHCHLQGPLEIGPGCLISGLSSGCSAALQGCPLRDVVLQGHHVRLHALPCRVFTLTGRLDDWQSPLEEATYLNVPWAEFFRRTGIRAGDLWAAEAPASSRCLLNARLFPVLHARQALGLPDLLWLLAPTVPGEQLARWRAAWRMSWQELLPCLDKAAELGARRELFFLQAQRKVRRVLLGRQDSSLLPLACSAVHEGYHEAVLGTLDEVASGSGDAGIAARALACVAEVLGCMARGEGGLRSGPAANREWAPALRRLESGDLAGGVRLLAAERRKWMSSPALLVRAARHYEGAEQILVRQAVMSSCQFVSVGQTELPPVGHWVQVTCPARLDLSGGWSDTPPISYEHGGAVVDVAVLVDGRRPIGARARRIGQPQLRLLSLGASTSQLLCQELEDLQDYCQPHAPGALLKAAFICTQVVQFPSEKPLRVQLMENFGGGFEVHTWSDLPHGSGLGTSSILAGAVMASLYRAAGKVASTESLIHAVLHLEQRLTTGGGWQDQVGGLMPGIKIGRSKAQLPLRVEVEKISVPEGFTQTLNDHLLLVYTGKTRLARNLLQDVVRNWYARLPSIVQNANALVSNAEECARALRQGDLPLLGQCLERYWQQKKCMAPGCQPLAVGRMMAALQPHVYGQCLAGAGGGGFLYVLTKAPGQKEALQQVLAQTQGLGNFSIHSIQVDTGGFSVEVLGCEPEDSTHLGEDRAV, from the exons ATGGCGGCCGAATGGGACGGAGTCCTCCTCACCTACCAGCGCGGCGGCTGCGTCGCCGCCTTCCAGCGAG agctggaggttcGCCGGCTGCGGGGCGGCCTGGGCCCCCGCCCGCCCCCGCTCCTCCTGGCCGTGGAGGATCCCTGGCACCAGCTGGGCAGCGGCGGAGCCACCCTCAACGCCTTGCTGGTGGCGGCAGAGCACCTCAGCGCCAGGGCGGGCTGCACG GTGGTGAGCTCAGACGTCCTGAGGGAAGCTCGGATCCTCATCCTGCACATG gGCCGAGACTTCTCCTTTGATGACTGTGGCAGGGCCTTCACCTGCCTGCCCGTGGAGGAGCCCAGTGCCCCAGCTGAGGCTCTGGTCTGCAACCTGGACAGCTTGCTGGAGACCATGACACACCGG ctctgcgtGGGCTCTCCCCCGGGCGTGTGGGTCTGCAGCACAGACATGCTCCTCACCGTGCCCTCAGAACCAG GGATCGACTGGGATGGCTTCCAGGGGGTCAGAGTGATTGCAGTGCCCGGGAGCCAGATGTATGCCAGGTGCCACGGAGTCTACCTCGCTGACGAGCAG GGGCTGGTCCATGACATCATCTACAAGGGCACAGAGGCCCAGATCCGGCAGTGCGCGGGGCCCGACGGCACCGTCCCCCTG GTCTGTGGGGTGGTTTTCTTCTCCTCGGATGCTGCCgagcagctgctggccactCACGTCATCCCTCCTCTGGATGCCTGCACCTACCTGGGGCTGGACTCGGGGGCACCACCCATCCAG ctctccctcTTCTTCGACATGGTGCTGTGCATGGCAGCAGGGGTGACAGAGGAGGGCTTCGTGAAGGGTGGCAGCGATGCCAGCGTGAGGAGTGCCCGCTCGGTGCTGTGGGCAGCGCTCCGTGCCTTCCCTCTCAGCAtgg cctgcatctCCAAGGCATCCTACGACTACCTGAGCACCTCTGCCAGCGACCACATCCGCAGCCTGACGCTGCtgcccacctctgccagccACTTCCACTTCTGCCCAACAGCCCATGCCCACCTGGAT CAACCCTGGCTCCTGGAGGAAGGTTCTGCAGTCACCAACTGCCTGCTGGAAGGAGCTGTGCGGCTGGCGGCTGGCAGCGtcatccagcactgccacctcCAG GGTCCCCTGGAGATCGGTCCTGGCTGCCTCATCTCGGGcctgagctcaggctgctcagcagccctgcagggctgtccCTTGCGCGACGTCGTCCTTCAGGGCCACCATGTGCGGCTGCACGCCCTGCCCTGCCGCGTCTTCACCCTCACCGGCCGCCTCGACGACTGGCAG AGCCCTCTTGAAGAGGCCACCTACCTGAACGTGCCCTGGGCTGAGTTCTTCCGCCGGACGGGCATACG ggcaggggacCTGTGGGCCGCGGAGGCGCCGGCGAGCAGCCGCTGCCTGCTGAACGCGAGGCTGTTCCCGGTGCTGCACGCCCGCCAGGCGCTGGGGCTGCCGgatctgctgtggctgctggcccCGACGGTGCCCGGCGAGCAGCTGGCACGCTGGAGGGCAGCCTGGCGCATGTCCTGGCAAGAGCtgttgccctgcctggacaagGCAGCCGAGTTGGGTGCCCGCAGGGAGCTCTtcttcctgcaggcacagcGCAAGGTGcggagggtgctgctggggcgccaggacagcagcctcctgcccctcgCCTGCAGTGCTGTCCATGAGGGCTACCACGAGGCCGTGCTGGGCACGCTGGATGAGG TGGCCTCCGGGAGCGGTGACGCTGGCATCGCCGCACGGGCGCTGGCCTGCGTGGCagaggtgctgggctgcatggcACGGGGGGAGGGCGGCCTGCGGAGCGGCCCCGCTGCCAACCGCGAGTGGGCTCCTGCCCTGCGGCGCCTGGAGAGCGGAGACCTGGCCGGCGGCGTGCGGCTGCTGGCTGCGGAGAGGCGCAAGTGGATGAGCAG CCCGGCCCTGCTGGTGCGAGCAGCTCGGCACTACGAGGGGGCAGAGCAGATCCTGGTGCGGCAGGCGGTGATGTCCTCCTGCCAGTTTGTCAGCGTGGGGCAGACGGAGCTGCCACCCGtggggcactgggtgcaggtGACCTGCCCAGCCCGCttggacctctccg GTGGCTGGAGTGACACCCCCCCCATCAGCTACGAGCACGGCGGGGCCGTGGTGGACGTGGCGGTGCTGGTGGACGGGCGCAGGCCCATCGGGGCGCGGGCGCGGCGCAtcggccagccccagctgcgcctgctcagcctgggggccagcaccagccagctgctgtgccaggagctggaggacCTGCAGGATTACTGCCAGCCCCATGCACCAG GAGCCCTGCTGAAAGCTGCCTTCATCTGCACCCAGGTGGTGCAGTTCCCCTCCGAGAAACCCCTCAGGGTCCAGCTCATGGAGAACTTCGGGGGTGGCTTTGAAGTGCACACTTGGTCCGACCTGCCCCATGGCTCCGGCCTTG gcaccagcagcatcctggcaggAGCGGTGATGGCTTCGCTGTACCGAGCAgctgggaaggttgccagcACCGAGTCTCTCATCCACGCTGTGCTGCACCTGGAGCAGAGGCTCACAACAG GTGGTGGCTGGCAGGACCAAGTGGGGGGGCTCATGCCTGGCATCAAAATCGGGCGGTCGAAAGCCCAGCTGCCGCTCAGGGTGGAGGTGGAGAAGATCTCAGTGCCTGAGGGCTTCACCCAGACCCTCAACGACCACCTTCTGCTGGTCTACACGGGCAAGACTCGCCTGGCACGCAACCTGCTGCAG GACGTGGTGAGGAACTGGTATGCCAGGCTGCCCTCCATCGTGCAGAATGCCAACGCGCTGGTGAGCAACGCCGAGGAGTGTGCCCGGGCCTTGAGGCAAG GTGACCTGCCGCTCCTCGGCCAGTGCCTGGAGCGCTACTGGCAGCAGAAGAAGTGCATGGCCCCCGGGTGCCAGCCGCTGGCCGTGGGGCGCAtgatggcagctctgcagccccacgTCTacgggcagtgcctggctggggctgggggtggaggCTTCCTCTACGTCTTAACCAAAGCCCCTGGGCAGAAAGAGGCTTTGCAACAGGTCCTAGCACAAACTCAG GGACTGGGCAACTTCAGCATCCACAGCATCCAAGTGGACACAGGTGGTTtctctgtggaggtgttgggaTGTGAGCCAGAGGATTCTACTCACCTGGGagaggacagggctgtgtga
- the FCSK gene encoding L-fucose kinase isoform X1 has translation MAAEWDGVLLTYQRGGCVAAFQRELEVRRLRGGLGPRPPPLLLAVEDPWHQLGSGGATLNALLVAAEHLSARAGCTVVSSDVLREARILILHMGRDFSFDDCGRAFTCLPVEEPSAPAEALVCNLDSLLETMTHRLCVGSPPGVWVCSTDMLLTVPSEPGIDWDGFQGVRVIAVPGSQMYARCHGVYLADEQGLVHDIIYKGTEAQIRQCAGPDGTVPLVGHSWGAGGRASPAPCVATAVTSALLCPRQVCGVVFFSSDAAEQLLATHVIPPLDACTYLGLDSGAPPIQLSLFFDMVLCMAAGVTEEGFVKGGSDASVRSARSVLWAALRAFPLSMACISKASYDYLSTSASDHIRSLTLLPTSASHFHFCPTAHAHLDQPWLLEEGSAVTNCLLEGAVRLAAGSVIQHCHLQGPLEIGPGCLISGLSSGCSAALQGCPLRDVVLQGHHVRLHALPCRVFTLTGRLDDWQSPLEEATYLNVPWAEFFRRTGIRAGDLWAAEAPASSRCLLNARLFPVLHARQALGLPDLLWLLAPTVPGEQLARWRAAWRMSWQELLPCLDKAAELGARRELFFLQAQRKVRRVLLGRQDSSLLPLACSAVHEGYHEAVLGTLDEVASGSGDAGIAARALACVAEVLGCMARGEGGLRSGPAANREWAPALRRLESGDLAGGVRLLAAERRKWMSSPALLVRAARHYEGAEQILVRQAVMSSCQFVSVGQTELPPVGHWVQVTCPARLDLSGGWSDTPPISYEHGGAVVDVAVLVDGRRPIGARARRIGQPQLRLLSLGASTSQLLCQELEDLQDYCQPHAPGALLKAAFICTQVVQFPSEKPLRVQLMENFGGGFEVHTWSDLPHGSGLGTSSILAGAVMASLYRAAGKVASTESLIHAVLHLEQRLTTGGGWQDQVGGLMPGIKIGRSKAQLPLRVEVEKISVPEGFTQTLNDHLLLVYTGKTRLARNLLQDVVRNWYARLPSIVQNANALVSNAEECARALRQGDLPLLGQCLERYWQQKKCMAPGCQPLAVGRMMAALQPHVYGQCLAGAGGGGFLYVLTKAPGQKEALQQVLAQTQGLGNFSIHSIQVDTGGFSVEVLGCEPEDSTHLGEDRAV, from the exons ATGGCGGCCGAATGGGACGGAGTCCTCCTCACCTACCAGCGCGGCGGCTGCGTCGCCGCCTTCCAGCGAG agctggaggttcGCCGGCTGCGGGGCGGCCTGGGCCCCCGCCCGCCCCCGCTCCTCCTGGCCGTGGAGGATCCCTGGCACCAGCTGGGCAGCGGCGGAGCCACCCTCAACGCCTTGCTGGTGGCGGCAGAGCACCTCAGCGCCAGGGCGGGCTGCACG GTGGTGAGCTCAGACGTCCTGAGGGAAGCTCGGATCCTCATCCTGCACATG gGCCGAGACTTCTCCTTTGATGACTGTGGCAGGGCCTTCACCTGCCTGCCCGTGGAGGAGCCCAGTGCCCCAGCTGAGGCTCTGGTCTGCAACCTGGACAGCTTGCTGGAGACCATGACACACCGG ctctgcgtGGGCTCTCCCCCGGGCGTGTGGGTCTGCAGCACAGACATGCTCCTCACCGTGCCCTCAGAACCAG GGATCGACTGGGATGGCTTCCAGGGGGTCAGAGTGATTGCAGTGCCCGGGAGCCAGATGTATGCCAGGTGCCACGGAGTCTACCTCGCTGACGAGCAG GGGCTGGTCCATGACATCATCTACAAGGGCACAGAGGCCCAGATCCGGCAGTGCGCGGGGCCCGACGGCACCGTCCCCCTGGTAGGGCACagctggggtgctggtggccgtgccagccctgccccctgCGTGGCCACGGCTGTGACCTCGGCCCTGCTGTGCCCTCGGCAGGTCTGTGGGGTGGTTTTCTTCTCCTCGGATGCTGCCgagcagctgctggccactCACGTCATCCCTCCTCTGGATGCCTGCACCTACCTGGGGCTGGACTCGGGGGCACCACCCATCCAG ctctccctcTTCTTCGACATGGTGCTGTGCATGGCAGCAGGGGTGACAGAGGAGGGCTTCGTGAAGGGTGGCAGCGATGCCAGCGTGAGGAGTGCCCGCTCGGTGCTGTGGGCAGCGCTCCGTGCCTTCCCTCTCAGCAtgg cctgcatctCCAAGGCATCCTACGACTACCTGAGCACCTCTGCCAGCGACCACATCCGCAGCCTGACGCTGCtgcccacctctgccagccACTTCCACTTCTGCCCAACAGCCCATGCCCACCTGGAT CAACCCTGGCTCCTGGAGGAAGGTTCTGCAGTCACCAACTGCCTGCTGGAAGGAGCTGTGCGGCTGGCGGCTGGCAGCGtcatccagcactgccacctcCAG GGTCCCCTGGAGATCGGTCCTGGCTGCCTCATCTCGGGcctgagctcaggctgctcagcagccctgcagggctgtccCTTGCGCGACGTCGTCCTTCAGGGCCACCATGTGCGGCTGCACGCCCTGCCCTGCCGCGTCTTCACCCTCACCGGCCGCCTCGACGACTGGCAG AGCCCTCTTGAAGAGGCCACCTACCTGAACGTGCCCTGGGCTGAGTTCTTCCGCCGGACGGGCATACG ggcaggggacCTGTGGGCCGCGGAGGCGCCGGCGAGCAGCCGCTGCCTGCTGAACGCGAGGCTGTTCCCGGTGCTGCACGCCCGCCAGGCGCTGGGGCTGCCGgatctgctgtggctgctggcccCGACGGTGCCCGGCGAGCAGCTGGCACGCTGGAGGGCAGCCTGGCGCATGTCCTGGCAAGAGCtgttgccctgcctggacaagGCAGCCGAGTTGGGTGCCCGCAGGGAGCTCTtcttcctgcaggcacagcGCAAGGTGcggagggtgctgctggggcgccaggacagcagcctcctgcccctcgCCTGCAGTGCTGTCCATGAGGGCTACCACGAGGCCGTGCTGGGCACGCTGGATGAGG TGGCCTCCGGGAGCGGTGACGCTGGCATCGCCGCACGGGCGCTGGCCTGCGTGGCagaggtgctgggctgcatggcACGGGGGGAGGGCGGCCTGCGGAGCGGCCCCGCTGCCAACCGCGAGTGGGCTCCTGCCCTGCGGCGCCTGGAGAGCGGAGACCTGGCCGGCGGCGTGCGGCTGCTGGCTGCGGAGAGGCGCAAGTGGATGAGCAG CCCGGCCCTGCTGGTGCGAGCAGCTCGGCACTACGAGGGGGCAGAGCAGATCCTGGTGCGGCAGGCGGTGATGTCCTCCTGCCAGTTTGTCAGCGTGGGGCAGACGGAGCTGCCACCCGtggggcactgggtgcaggtGACCTGCCCAGCCCGCttggacctctccg GTGGCTGGAGTGACACCCCCCCCATCAGCTACGAGCACGGCGGGGCCGTGGTGGACGTGGCGGTGCTGGTGGACGGGCGCAGGCCCATCGGGGCGCGGGCGCGGCGCAtcggccagccccagctgcgcctgctcagcctgggggccagcaccagccagctgctgtgccaggagctggaggacCTGCAGGATTACTGCCAGCCCCATGCACCAG GAGCCCTGCTGAAAGCTGCCTTCATCTGCACCCAGGTGGTGCAGTTCCCCTCCGAGAAACCCCTCAGGGTCCAGCTCATGGAGAACTTCGGGGGTGGCTTTGAAGTGCACACTTGGTCCGACCTGCCCCATGGCTCCGGCCTTG gcaccagcagcatcctggcaggAGCGGTGATGGCTTCGCTGTACCGAGCAgctgggaaggttgccagcACCGAGTCTCTCATCCACGCTGTGCTGCACCTGGAGCAGAGGCTCACAACAG GTGGTGGCTGGCAGGACCAAGTGGGGGGGCTCATGCCTGGCATCAAAATCGGGCGGTCGAAAGCCCAGCTGCCGCTCAGGGTGGAGGTGGAGAAGATCTCAGTGCCTGAGGGCTTCACCCAGACCCTCAACGACCACCTTCTGCTGGTCTACACGGGCAAGACTCGCCTGGCACGCAACCTGCTGCAG GACGTGGTGAGGAACTGGTATGCCAGGCTGCCCTCCATCGTGCAGAATGCCAACGCGCTGGTGAGCAACGCCGAGGAGTGTGCCCGGGCCTTGAGGCAAG GTGACCTGCCGCTCCTCGGCCAGTGCCTGGAGCGCTACTGGCAGCAGAAGAAGTGCATGGCCCCCGGGTGCCAGCCGCTGGCCGTGGGGCGCAtgatggcagctctgcagccccacgTCTacgggcagtgcctggctggggctgggggtggaggCTTCCTCTACGTCTTAACCAAAGCCCCTGGGCAGAAAGAGGCTTTGCAACAGGTCCTAGCACAAACTCAG GGACTGGGCAACTTCAGCATCCACAGCATCCAAGTGGACACAGGTGGTTtctctgtggaggtgttgggaTGTGAGCCAGAGGATTCTACTCACCTGGGagaggacagggctgtgtga
- the FCSK gene encoding L-fucose kinase isoform X5, with the protein MAAEWDGVLLTYQRGGCVAAFQRELEVRRLRGGLGPRPPPLLLAVEDPWHQLGSGGATLNALLVAAEHLSARAGCTVVSSDVLREARILILHMGRDFSFDDCGRAFTCLPVEEPSAPAEALVCNLDSLLETMTHRLCVGSPPGVWVCSTDMLLTVPSEPGIDWDGFQGVRVIAVPGSQMYARCHGVYLADEQQPWLLEEGSAVTNCLLEGAVRLAAGSVIQHCHLQGPLEIGPGCLISGLSSGCSAALQGCPLRDVVLQGHHVRLHALPCRVFTLTGRLDDWQSPLEEATYLNVPWAEFFRRTGIRAGDLWAAEAPASSRCLLNARLFPVLHARQALGLPDLLWLLAPTVPGEQLARWRAAWRMSWQELLPCLDKAAELGARRELFFLQAQRKVRRVLLGRQDSSLLPLACSAVHEGYHEAVLGTLDEVASGSGDAGIAARALACVAEVLGCMARGEGGLRSGPAANREWAPALRRLESGDLAGGVRLLAAERRKWMSSPALLVRAARHYEGAEQILVRQAVMSSCQFVSVGQTELPPVGHWVQVTCPARLDLSGGWSDTPPISYEHGGAVVDVAVLVDGRRPIGARARRIGQPQLRLLSLGASTSQLLCQELEDLQDYCQPHAPGALLKAAFICTQVVQFPSEKPLRVQLMENFGGGFEVHTWSDLPHGSGLGTSSILAGAVMASLYRAAGKVASTESLIHAVLHLEQRLTTGGGWQDQVGGLMPGIKIGRSKAQLPLRVEVEKISVPEGFTQTLNDHLLLVYTGKTRLARNLLQDVVRNWYARLPSIVQNANALVSNAEECARALRQGDLPLLGQCLERYWQQKKCMAPGCQPLAVGRMMAALQPHVYGQCLAGAGGGGFLYVLTKAPGQKEALQQVLAQTQGLGNFSIHSIQVDTGGFSVEVLGCEPEDSTHLGEDRAV; encoded by the exons ATGGCGGCCGAATGGGACGGAGTCCTCCTCACCTACCAGCGCGGCGGCTGCGTCGCCGCCTTCCAGCGAG agctggaggttcGCCGGCTGCGGGGCGGCCTGGGCCCCCGCCCGCCCCCGCTCCTCCTGGCCGTGGAGGATCCCTGGCACCAGCTGGGCAGCGGCGGAGCCACCCTCAACGCCTTGCTGGTGGCGGCAGAGCACCTCAGCGCCAGGGCGGGCTGCACG GTGGTGAGCTCAGACGTCCTGAGGGAAGCTCGGATCCTCATCCTGCACATG gGCCGAGACTTCTCCTTTGATGACTGTGGCAGGGCCTTCACCTGCCTGCCCGTGGAGGAGCCCAGTGCCCCAGCTGAGGCTCTGGTCTGCAACCTGGACAGCTTGCTGGAGACCATGACACACCGG ctctgcgtGGGCTCTCCCCCGGGCGTGTGGGTCTGCAGCACAGACATGCTCCTCACCGTGCCCTCAGAACCAG GGATCGACTGGGATGGCTTCCAGGGGGTCAGAGTGATTGCAGTGCCCGGGAGCCAGATGTATGCCAGGTGCCACGGAGTCTACCTCGCTGACGAGCAG CAACCCTGGCTCCTGGAGGAAGGTTCTGCAGTCACCAACTGCCTGCTGGAAGGAGCTGTGCGGCTGGCGGCTGGCAGCGtcatccagcactgccacctcCAG GGTCCCCTGGAGATCGGTCCTGGCTGCCTCATCTCGGGcctgagctcaggctgctcagcagccctgcagggctgtccCTTGCGCGACGTCGTCCTTCAGGGCCACCATGTGCGGCTGCACGCCCTGCCCTGCCGCGTCTTCACCCTCACCGGCCGCCTCGACGACTGGCAG AGCCCTCTTGAAGAGGCCACCTACCTGAACGTGCCCTGGGCTGAGTTCTTCCGCCGGACGGGCATACG ggcaggggacCTGTGGGCCGCGGAGGCGCCGGCGAGCAGCCGCTGCCTGCTGAACGCGAGGCTGTTCCCGGTGCTGCACGCCCGCCAGGCGCTGGGGCTGCCGgatctgctgtggctgctggcccCGACGGTGCCCGGCGAGCAGCTGGCACGCTGGAGGGCAGCCTGGCGCATGTCCTGGCAAGAGCtgttgccctgcctggacaagGCAGCCGAGTTGGGTGCCCGCAGGGAGCTCTtcttcctgcaggcacagcGCAAGGTGcggagggtgctgctggggcgccaggacagcagcctcctgcccctcgCCTGCAGTGCTGTCCATGAGGGCTACCACGAGGCCGTGCTGGGCACGCTGGATGAGG TGGCCTCCGGGAGCGGTGACGCTGGCATCGCCGCACGGGCGCTGGCCTGCGTGGCagaggtgctgggctgcatggcACGGGGGGAGGGCGGCCTGCGGAGCGGCCCCGCTGCCAACCGCGAGTGGGCTCCTGCCCTGCGGCGCCTGGAGAGCGGAGACCTGGCCGGCGGCGTGCGGCTGCTGGCTGCGGAGAGGCGCAAGTGGATGAGCAG CCCGGCCCTGCTGGTGCGAGCAGCTCGGCACTACGAGGGGGCAGAGCAGATCCTGGTGCGGCAGGCGGTGATGTCCTCCTGCCAGTTTGTCAGCGTGGGGCAGACGGAGCTGCCACCCGtggggcactgggtgcaggtGACCTGCCCAGCCCGCttggacctctccg GTGGCTGGAGTGACACCCCCCCCATCAGCTACGAGCACGGCGGGGCCGTGGTGGACGTGGCGGTGCTGGTGGACGGGCGCAGGCCCATCGGGGCGCGGGCGCGGCGCAtcggccagccccagctgcgcctgctcagcctgggggccagcaccagccagctgctgtgccaggagctggaggacCTGCAGGATTACTGCCAGCCCCATGCACCAG GAGCCCTGCTGAAAGCTGCCTTCATCTGCACCCAGGTGGTGCAGTTCCCCTCCGAGAAACCCCTCAGGGTCCAGCTCATGGAGAACTTCGGGGGTGGCTTTGAAGTGCACACTTGGTCCGACCTGCCCCATGGCTCCGGCCTTG gcaccagcagcatcctggcaggAGCGGTGATGGCTTCGCTGTACCGAGCAgctgggaaggttgccagcACCGAGTCTCTCATCCACGCTGTGCTGCACCTGGAGCAGAGGCTCACAACAG GTGGTGGCTGGCAGGACCAAGTGGGGGGGCTCATGCCTGGCATCAAAATCGGGCGGTCGAAAGCCCAGCTGCCGCTCAGGGTGGAGGTGGAGAAGATCTCAGTGCCTGAGGGCTTCACCCAGACCCTCAACGACCACCTTCTGCTGGTCTACACGGGCAAGACTCGCCTGGCACGCAACCTGCTGCAG GACGTGGTGAGGAACTGGTATGCCAGGCTGCCCTCCATCGTGCAGAATGCCAACGCGCTGGTGAGCAACGCCGAGGAGTGTGCCCGGGCCTTGAGGCAAG GTGACCTGCCGCTCCTCGGCCAGTGCCTGGAGCGCTACTGGCAGCAGAAGAAGTGCATGGCCCCCGGGTGCCAGCCGCTGGCCGTGGGGCGCAtgatggcagctctgcagccccacgTCTacgggcagtgcctggctggggctgggggtggaggCTTCCTCTACGTCTTAACCAAAGCCCCTGGGCAGAAAGAGGCTTTGCAACAGGTCCTAGCACAAACTCAG GGACTGGGCAACTTCAGCATCCACAGCATCCAAGTGGACACAGGTGGTTtctctgtggaggtgttgggaTGTGAGCCAGAGGATTCTACTCACCTGGGagaggacagggctgtgtga